One genomic window of Piscinibacter gummiphilus includes the following:
- a CDS encoding helicase-related protein produces MKAKPGDTSLWLPGFEFIDEPPAPDLFAVQIPEAPAAPPVPLAEAHAAIRKAWRPAFAAPAPALLRNAWPSWSDTTLMGLDSTVVKFDANVEAIETLMSIEASCRGPTEEERRRLLRYTGWGGIPASFNEDAREPAWARRAVLLRQLLDAEDFESARSSVNNSHYTDPVVIHWVWSILQRLGFTGGSILEPSAGIGHFIGCMPAEIAERSRVTAIEIDRLSGRILRLLYGAQVDVRISGFENAKLADASWDLVLTNVPFGQYGVLDHRNRPYSRASIHNWFIGRALDVVRPGGLVCVITSTYFMDGGDDSIRAHVASEADLVGAIRLPSGTFERLASTSVQADLVVLQKRVSGKSAPAADWLDLGYVPKAMLKAGCYDQYLRINSSFVRSPERVLGKIDKVANGYEAVPTAVLDGDLKTALDGALPLFPEGAYTPRTSASAEQRPARNLAAAPPGSRPGSFVIHDGRIGRVEGEHVQDLHEQLNATARQRVAGMVDIRDRARALLNAQLGEAADAELESQRRSFNHSYDRFVQKHGCLSSRANALAFRRDPDYPLLLSLEHYDEEEDTATKAAIFRQRTVSPVREATTAGNPDEALALSMQWKGRVDADYMGRLLLAKPEEVISDLHGRGMIFCNPESGKWEPADQYLSGDVKRKLNAALSAGDAYQANVSALEKVIPEDLPPGDISLRLGAVWVPADVIEAFAREVLKVENVSVRYMAVAGTWSVTFNDWTVRQNVVCTQEYGTARMHAMDLVMNALNVQTPTVRDPHPLKDGAYVVNKEETLAAREKLALIRDRFAAWGFEDPPRRDRLCRIYNDLFNCLRQREFDGSHLTLPGFSNCFTLHQSQRNAIWRIVQSGNTGLFHAVGAGKTAILACAGMELRRLGLANKPTHIVQNSTLEQYTAELVRLYPSASVLMATKEDLAGDRRREFVARVATGDWDAIVMTHSTFEMLPMSAEFTRRFIKEIISEIEMAVRASKEDYRSNRIVKQLERMKKAWKLRLERLENIERKDDFLSWESLGIDFIAIDEAHAGKNLFRHTKMARIAGLPLSNSQRAFDLYLKTRYTMSLYGGEHRGIVMATATPISNSLAEVHVFQRYLQPNTLRAFGLEQFDAWAATFGETVNTLELAPDGSGYRMASRFARFINVPDLMSIFCDVSDIRTREMLKLAVPRLKGDKPRTVVCKPSEELRAFVRTLVKRAETLKTKRVDPTKDNMLLITTEGRMAALDMRLIDSSLPADPEGKVAMCALEVRRIWNETTDLKRAQLVFCDLSTPTSSGRFSVYHALRDELKALGIPASEIAFIHDADSDSQKARLFRQVREGKVRVLLGSTQKMGVGTNVQRRLVALHELDCPWRPCDIEQREGRILRQGNECEEVEIIRYVTEGSFDAYSWQTVTTKAKFITQVMSGDKAIRTVEDVELATLTYAEVKALASGNPKVIEKAGVDAEIAKYASLLSVWRNQRYSNESEVTSLPMRIASTERLLAALEADVLRASDVLSTSHLEVKVHGRGYLGRDQVADVLRQSVRAARASVSRMSRDEFLGNVGAFELWVAVGRVEEEVHLFVKGDTSHDCVPCQTGPALFDALIKTLSGMETHRQECSERLRLMRQKLEALKAELGRPFEFQEKLTALVARQRELDAELDLGKDEVGSNAIDDVPEKIAA; encoded by the coding sequence ATGAAAGCAAAGCCCGGGGACACATCCCTATGGCTACCAGGCTTCGAGTTCATCGACGAGCCTCCGGCACCAGACCTGTTCGCGGTGCAGATTCCGGAAGCTCCTGCCGCTCCGCCAGTCCCGCTGGCAGAGGCACACGCAGCGATCCGGAAGGCCTGGCGTCCCGCTTTTGCCGCGCCAGCACCAGCCCTACTTCGCAACGCTTGGCCATCGTGGAGCGACACCACCCTGATGGGCCTCGACTCGACCGTCGTCAAGTTCGACGCGAACGTGGAAGCGATTGAGACCCTCATGTCAATCGAAGCTTCCTGCCGTGGGCCAACGGAAGAAGAACGCAGGAGGTTGCTGCGCTACACCGGCTGGGGCGGCATCCCGGCCAGCTTCAACGAGGACGCGCGTGAACCTGCTTGGGCTCGACGTGCCGTTCTCCTTCGGCAGCTGCTAGATGCTGAGGATTTCGAGTCCGCTCGGTCCTCCGTCAACAACAGCCACTACACCGACCCTGTGGTCATCCACTGGGTATGGTCCATCCTGCAACGCCTCGGCTTCACTGGAGGATCCATCCTGGAGCCGAGTGCCGGCATCGGTCACTTCATTGGCTGCATGCCAGCCGAAATTGCAGAGCGGAGCCGCGTCACGGCCATCGAGATCGATCGTCTGTCTGGTCGCATCCTGCGATTGCTCTACGGCGCGCAAGTCGACGTCCGCATCAGCGGATTCGAGAACGCAAAGCTCGCTGATGCCTCGTGGGACCTCGTCCTGACGAACGTACCATTCGGCCAATACGGCGTTCTGGACCATCGGAATCGACCTTACAGCCGAGCCAGCATCCACAACTGGTTCATAGGCCGCGCACTGGATGTGGTTCGCCCAGGCGGCTTGGTCTGCGTGATCACGTCAACCTACTTCATGGATGGCGGTGACGACTCCATACGAGCCCACGTGGCGTCCGAAGCCGATCTTGTCGGGGCCATACGGCTGCCGTCGGGCACATTCGAGAGGCTTGCCTCGACCAGTGTGCAAGCCGACTTGGTGGTGCTCCAAAAGCGGGTATCAGGCAAGTCAGCGCCCGCGGCCGACTGGCTGGACCTCGGCTACGTGCCGAAGGCGATGCTGAAAGCTGGTTGCTACGACCAGTATCTCCGCATCAACAGCTCATTCGTCAGATCTCCGGAACGCGTTCTCGGCAAGATCGACAAGGTCGCCAACGGCTATGAAGCGGTCCCGACGGCCGTGTTGGACGGCGACCTCAAGACGGCGCTCGACGGTGCCCTGCCCCTCTTCCCGGAGGGGGCCTACACGCCCCGCACTTCGGCATCAGCCGAACAGCGGCCAGCAAGGAACCTTGCTGCAGCGCCACCCGGGTCCCGGCCTGGTTCGTTCGTCATTCATGACGGCCGGATTGGCAGGGTTGAGGGCGAGCATGTTCAGGATCTGCATGAACAACTGAACGCTACAGCTCGGCAGCGCGTCGCCGGGATGGTGGACATCCGCGATCGAGCAAGAGCGCTCTTGAATGCACAACTCGGCGAAGCGGCTGACGCAGAGCTTGAGAGTCAGCGACGTAGCTTCAACCATAGCTACGACCGGTTCGTGCAAAAGCATGGTTGTTTGTCCTCACGGGCCAACGCCCTCGCTTTCCGACGCGACCCGGACTATCCGCTGCTCTTGTCACTTGAGCACTATGACGAAGAGGAGGACACCGCCACCAAGGCAGCGATCTTCCGTCAGAGAACCGTCTCTCCCGTGAGGGAGGCTACAACCGCTGGTAACCCAGACGAGGCTCTCGCTCTCTCCATGCAATGGAAGGGGCGGGTTGACGCCGACTACATGGGACGTCTCCTACTGGCCAAACCAGAAGAGGTCATCTCGGACCTTCATGGGCGAGGGATGATTTTCTGCAACCCTGAAAGCGGCAAGTGGGAACCAGCGGATCAATACCTGTCGGGCGATGTGAAGCGCAAGCTGAACGCAGCCTTGAGCGCGGGCGATGCCTACCAGGCCAACGTCAGCGCTCTTGAGAAGGTGATCCCAGAAGACCTGCCGCCAGGAGACATCTCGCTACGCCTCGGTGCAGTGTGGGTTCCGGCCGATGTCATTGAAGCGTTCGCGAGGGAAGTATTGAAGGTCGAGAACGTCTCAGTGCGCTACATGGCTGTTGCCGGCACCTGGTCAGTGACATTCAACGACTGGACAGTCCGGCAGAACGTCGTTTGCACCCAGGAATACGGGACCGCAAGGATGCACGCCATGGACCTGGTTATGAATGCACTCAATGTGCAGACACCAACAGTGCGCGACCCGCATCCACTCAAGGATGGCGCGTATGTGGTCAACAAGGAAGAAACCCTTGCGGCTCGAGAAAAGCTCGCTTTGATTCGAGACCGGTTTGCAGCATGGGGTTTTGAGGATCCTCCTCGACGCGATCGGCTGTGCAGGATCTACAACGACCTGTTCAACTGTCTGCGCCAAAGGGAGTTCGACGGCTCACACCTGACGCTTCCTGGCTTCTCGAACTGCTTCACCCTTCACCAGAGCCAGCGAAACGCCATCTGGCGGATCGTGCAGTCCGGCAACACCGGTCTGTTCCACGCTGTAGGGGCAGGAAAGACCGCCATCCTCGCCTGCGCGGGAATGGAGCTCCGACGGCTTGGGTTGGCCAACAAGCCAACACACATCGTCCAGAACAGCACGCTCGAGCAGTACACCGCAGAGTTGGTGAGGCTGTATCCGTCAGCCTCGGTGCTGATGGCCACGAAGGAAGACCTAGCAGGTGATCGCCGGCGAGAGTTTGTCGCGCGTGTTGCCACGGGTGATTGGGATGCGATCGTCATGACGCACTCGACGTTCGAGATGCTCCCTATGTCGGCCGAGTTCACACGACGGTTCATCAAGGAGATCATCAGCGAGATCGAGATGGCAGTTCGAGCCTCCAAAGAAGACTACCGCTCGAACAGGATCGTCAAACAACTCGAGAGGATGAAGAAGGCCTGGAAGCTTCGGCTCGAAAGGCTAGAGAACATCGAGAGGAAGGACGATTTCCTGAGCTGGGAGTCGCTCGGAATTGACTTCATTGCAATAGATGAAGCCCATGCCGGGAAAAACTTATTTAGACACACGAAGATGGCTCGCATAGCTGGATTACCACTCAGCAACTCTCAGCGAGCTTTCGACTTGTATCTGAAGACCCGCTACACGATGAGTCTCTACGGAGGCGAACACCGCGGCATTGTGATGGCGACGGCCACTCCCATCAGCAACTCGCTCGCCGAGGTACACGTCTTTCAACGCTACCTCCAGCCGAACACATTGAGAGCCTTTGGCCTTGAACAGTTCGACGCATGGGCGGCGACGTTTGGTGAGACGGTGAACACACTGGAACTCGCGCCAGACGGTAGCGGCTATCGCATGGCCTCTAGGTTTGCGCGTTTCATTAACGTGCCAGATCTCATGTCGATCTTCTGCGACGTCTCCGACATCCGCACACGCGAGATGTTGAAGCTTGCGGTACCTAGACTGAAAGGCGACAAGCCGAGGACCGTCGTCTGCAAGCCAAGTGAGGAACTCAGAGCCTTCGTCAGAACCCTGGTGAAGCGTGCAGAGACGCTGAAGACAAAGCGCGTTGACCCCACGAAGGACAACATGCTTTTGATCACGACTGAAGGTCGGATGGCTGCGCTGGACATGAGGCTGATTGACAGCTCGCTTCCTGCGGATCCAGAAGGCAAGGTCGCAATGTGTGCACTGGAAGTGCGTCGCATCTGGAACGAAACCACTGACCTCAAAAGGGCCCAGCTGGTCTTCTGCGACCTTTCAACGCCTACCAGCTCCGGTCGCTTCAGCGTTTACCACGCGCTTCGTGACGAGCTCAAGGCATTGGGAATCCCTGCGAGTGAAATCGCGTTCATCCATGACGCTGATTCAGACAGCCAGAAGGCCCGACTTTTCCGCCAAGTGCGCGAAGGTAAGGTTCGAGTGCTGCTTGGGTCGACGCAGAAGATGGGCGTTGGGACAAACGTACAACGCCGTTTGGTGGCGCTGCATGAACTCGACTGCCCATGGCGGCCTTGCGACATCGAACAGCGCGAGGGCCGAATCTTGCGGCAAGGCAATGAGTGCGAAGAAGTGGAGATCATTCGCTACGTCACAGAGGGCAGTTTCGACGCCTACAGTTGGCAGACGGTGACCACCAAGGCGAAGTTCATTACTCAGGTGATGAGCGGAGACAAGGCAATTCGGACCGTCGAAGATGTGGAGCTCGCAACGCTGACCTATGCTGAAGTGAAGGCGCTCGCCTCGGGCAATCCTAAGGTGATCGAGAAGGCTGGTGTTGACGCAGAGATCGCCAAGTACGCATCCCTTCTATCCGTGTGGCGCAACCAGCGCTACAGCAACGAGTCGGAAGTCACAAGCTTGCCGATGAGGATCGCCAGCACCGAGAGGCTTCTCGCCGCGCTCGAAGCAGATGTTCTACGCGCTTCAGATGTGTTGAGTACGTCGCACCTCGAGGTGAAAGTGCACGGTCGCGGCTACCTTGGTCGTGATCAAGTGGCTGACGTCCTTCGTCAGTCCGTGCGCGCTGCTCGAGCTTCAGTGTCGCGGATGTCGCGGGATGAGTTTCTTGGCAACGTCGGCGCATTCGAGCTCTGGGTTGCAGTTGGTCGGGTCGAGGAGGAAGTTCACCTCTTCGTCAAGGGGGACACGTCTCACGACTGCGTTCCTTGTCAAACCGGCCCCGCACTATTCGACGCTCTGATCAAGACTTTGAGCGGCATGGAGACGCACCGGCAAGAGTGCTCTGAACGGTTGAGGCTGATGCGTCAGAAGCTAGAGGCCCTGAAGGCAGAACTTGGACGTCCGTTCGAGTTTCAAGAGAAGCTGACAGCGCTGGTAGCTCGACAACGCGAGCTCGATGCTGAGTTGGATCTTGGAAAGGATGAAGTCGGTAGCAATGCCATCGACGACGTGCCTGAGAAGATCGCTGCTTAA